One Patescibacteria group bacterium genomic region harbors:
- a CDS encoding class D sortase, whose product MPKTRHKSKFVRFLGEAIKFIGLFVFFFTISSLVVMGPTVYSKISYYFFSPSIQQKNSNLGLPVAAPDYKTIAPTIETQPKPAITENKVIIPKINVDAPIVFPATADNQVILEAIKNGVAHYPGTALPGKAGNVFITGHSSYYWWSGGQYNRVFTLLDKLTVNDLIYIHYGGNEYVYKVRDSIVVLPSQTEVLNPTATATLSLMTCTPVGTNLKRLIVRADLISAPPADTSKLSEFADIPKIPVFLPL is encoded by the coding sequence ATGCCAAAGACTAGACACAAAAGTAAATTTGTCCGCTTTTTAGGCGAAGCGATCAAGTTTATCGGCTTGTTTGTATTTTTCTTTACCATCTCGTCGTTAGTAGTGATGGGGCCAACTGTCTATTCCAAGATCAGTTATTACTTTTTTTCTCCCAGCATTCAACAAAAAAACAGCAACTTAGGTTTACCGGTGGCGGCTCCTGACTACAAAACTATCGCTCCGACGATAGAAACCCAACCCAAGCCAGCTATTACGGAAAACAAAGTTATAATTCCTAAAATTAACGTAGACGCTCCGATTGTGTTTCCGGCCACGGCTGACAACCAAGTTATTTTAGAGGCGATTAAAAACGGCGTAGCCCATTATCCAGGCACAGCCCTACCCGGTAAGGCAGGTAATGTATTTATTACCGGACACAGCTCTTATTATTGGTGGAGCGGCGGACAGTATAATCGCGTATTCACTCTCTTGGACAAATTAACTGTCAATGATTTAATATACATCCATTACGGCGGGAACGAGTATGTTTATAAAGTCCGTGATAGCATCGTGGTTTTGCCTAGTCAGACGGAAGTGTTAAATCCTACTGCCACAGCCACGCTTTCTTTAATGACTTGTACACCGGTAGGAACAAATTTAAAAAGACTGATTGTCCGAGCCGATTTAATCTCGGCACCGCCCGCCGACACCAGCAAACTCAGCGAATTCGCCGATATTCCCAAGATCCCAGTTTTCTTACCGCTGTAA
- the murA gene encoding UDP-N-acetylglucosamine 1-carboxyvinyltransferase: protein MSQFIITGGTALEGVVKVSGAKNAALPILASALLITDTLVINNVPHIQDIRTMLEVLESLGCTVIDFSNHKVIIDSSKVDGRDPDFVKVKRIRASVLILGPLLARFHQVKATHPGGCHIGARPINTHLRAFESLGASVRSDEQFYYVEAAQGLREAKIVLDEMSVTATENAIMAAVLTPGKTEIHLAAAEPEIGNLITSLNQMGAKISGIGTHNLIIEGVEKLHGAEVTIIPDRIEAGTFAIAAAVMHGEVLIDGYNQDHLELFTNKLLAANVKIQLLPNMQAKISRTTQLRAVDIRTDIYPGFPTDLQAPFAVLLTQAIGNSKIYETMYEGRLNYFQELAKMGASAQILNPHEAVVFGPTPLFGREIDSLDIRAGATLILAALTAQGTSIITNAEMIDRGYEEIEKKLSALGAHIERKA, encoded by the coding sequence ATGAGTCAATTTATTATCACCGGGGGAACAGCTCTGGAAGGAGTGGTTAAGGTGAGCGGAGCCAAAAATGCTGCTCTGCCTATTTTAGCATCAGCCCTGTTGATTACGGACACCTTAGTAATAAATAATGTGCCGCATATTCAAGACATTCGGACGATGCTAGAAGTCTTAGAAAGTTTGGGCTGTACTGTAATCGACTTCTCCAATCATAAGGTAATTATTGATAGCAGTAAAGTTGACGGTCGCGACCCTGATTTTGTAAAGGTAAAACGGATTAGGGCTTCCGTGTTAATCTTAGGACCTCTGTTGGCTAGATTTCATCAGGTTAAAGCTACCCATCCGGGAGGGTGTCATATTGGAGCCCGGCCGATTAATACTCACTTAAGAGCCTTCGAATCTCTGGGAGCGAGCGTGAGATCTGACGAACAATTCTATTACGTAGAGGCTGCCCAAGGACTCCGGGAAGCTAAAATTGTGTTGGATGAAATGAGCGTGACTGCTACCGAAAACGCCATTATGGCGGCAGTGCTTACCCCAGGTAAAACCGAGATTCATCTAGCCGCCGCCGAACCGGAGATCGGCAATCTCATTACTAGCCTCAATCAAATGGGAGCGAAAATTAGCGGGATAGGCACCCATAACTTGATTATCGAGGGAGTAGAGAAGCTGCATGGAGCAGAAGTCACTATTATCCCTGATCGGATTGAAGCCGGGACTTTTGCCATCGCCGCCGCCGTGATGCACGGGGAAGTCTTGATAGACGGTTATAATCAGGATCATCTGGAGCTGTTTACTAATAAGCTTTTAGCAGCCAATGTTAAGATTCAACTGTTGCCAAATATGCAAGCCAAGATTTCTCGAACCACTCAACTGCGGGCAGTCGATATTCGGACGGATATTTATCCCGGTTTTCCGACTGATCTGCAAGCTCCGTTCGCGGTTCTGCTGACTCAGGCCATCGGCAACAGTAAAATTTATGAAACTATGTACGAAGGTCGGTTAAATTATTTCCAGGAATTAGCCAAAATGGGAGCCAGCGCCCAGATTCTTAATCCTCACGAGGCGGTGGTGTTTGGTCCAACGCCGTTATTTGGCAGGGAAATTGACAGTTTGGATATCCGGGCGGGAGCCACTCTGATATTGGCAGCTTTAACAGCTCAAGGCACCAGTATTATCACGAACGCAGAAATGATTGATCGGGGATATGAAGAAATTGAAAAAAAACTTAGCGCCTTAGGGGCGCACATAGAAAGGAAAGCATAG
- a CDS encoding glycosyltransferase family 1 protein produces MIIGIDASKLAFHNKTGVEVATQDLIQAILRNDPINQYWLYSATPLDQNLLWDERIKNIVVPGKRLWTQRYLSQALRKNPPDIFWSPSHMLPNFLPAKSVATVHDIAFKIFPEVYAWKDYWLSNLAVRKAVRRASKLVAVSQQTKKDLKRYFHVPGENIEVVYHALRSDFTQKEFNFSATYPALGKYFLYVGRIELKKNLPNLLRAFAEFSREHTEVQLVLVGKPGYGYIKIKKLIKSLHLEHQVICLNFMATDHLPSLYAHALGVALVSRYEGFGLPILEGWASQVPVLTSNTGATAEIAEKAALLVDPQNIKAIRQGLADLYIDTDLRQALIAKGKLRLAEFNWDKSAQKMIELWNKL; encoded by the coding sequence ATGATTATCGGAATTGATGCGTCCAAATTAGCATTTCATAATAAAACCGGCGTCGAAGTGGCAACGCAGGATCTAATCCAAGCCATTTTGCGTAATGATCCTATAAATCAATATTGGCTTTATTCGGCAACTCCCCTAGATCAAAACTTACTCTGGGATGAACGGATAAAAAATATAGTAGTGCCGGGCAAAAGACTTTGGACTCAGCGTTACCTAAGCCAAGCCTTGCGCAAAAACCCCCCGGATATTTTTTGGTCTCCCAGCCATATGCTGCCTAATTTTTTGCCCGCAAAGTCCGTAGCCACTGTTCATGACATTGCTTTTAAAATTTTCCCGGAAGTTTATGCCTGGAAGGATTATTGGTTATCGAATTTGGCAGTGCGCAAGGCCGTCCGCCGAGCCAGCAAATTAGTGGCAGTCAGCCAGCAAACCAAAAAAGATTTGAAACGGTATTTCCACGTTCCCGGTGAAAATATCGAAGTTGTTTATCATGCTTTGCGTTCAGATTTTACACAAAAGGAATTTAATTTTTCAGCTACCTACCCAGCGCTAGGCAAATATTTTTTGTACGTCGGTCGGATAGAATTAAAAAAGAATCTACCTAATTTGCTCCGAGCTTTTGCCGAATTTAGCCGTGAACATACTGAGGTCCAGTTGGTGTTAGTGGGAAAACCTGGCTACGGTTATATTAAAATTAAAAAATTGATTAAGAGTCTGCATTTAGAGCATCAGGTAATCTGTTTGAATTTTATGGCCACCGATCATCTGCCCTCTCTCTATGCGCATGCCTTGGGCGTGGCACTAGTTTCGCGTTATGAAGGTTTCGGCCTCCCGATTTTAGAAGGCTGGGCCAGCCAGGTGCCTGTGCTGACTTCTAATACCGGTGCTACCGCGGAAATAGCCGAGAAAGCCGCGTTATTAGTTGATCCACAAAATATCAAAGCTATCCGGCAAGGCCTGGCAGATTTGTATATCGACACGGACTTGCGCCAGGCATTAATCGCTAAAGGTAAACTGCGCCTAGCGGAATTTAATTGGGATAAATCTGCCCAAAAAATGATTGAGCTATGGAACAAACTGTAA
- the glyA gene encoding serine hydroxymethyltransferase, which yields MIEKLIKQEARRQQNTLSLIASENYVPKEIREAVGSVLMNKYAEGYPGKRYYGGNETIDTIENEAIQAAKKLFGAEHANVQPYSGTPANLAVYAALLNPNDTLMSLSLPHGGHLSFGHKVSWVSKVYKVVQYGVDPKTGLLDYTEIRKLARIFKPKLIVCGATAYSRKIDFAKFAAIAKEVNAYFMADISHIAGLVATGEHQSPIKYCDVVTTTTHKTLRGPRGAIILCKKELAEEIDRAVFPGLQGGPHENTIAAMAICLQIAQAPAFKKYIQQVVKNAQALAAALQKEDVKICTGGTDTHLMLADLSSLKITGREAEQALEKCGIILNKNMIPGDPRKPLDPSGIRLGTPATTTRGMKEPEMKQLAKLIALVVKNPADKVVLKQVSGEIKKLCKKFPIK from the coding sequence ATGATAGAAAAATTGATCAAACAAGAAGCTCGGCGCCAGCAAAACACGCTTAGCTTGATTGCTTCGGAGAATTATGTTCCCAAAGAAATTCGCGAGGCGGTGGGATCAGTTTTGATGAATAAATATGCCGAAGGTTATCCAGGCAAGCGTTATTATGGCGGGAATGAAACGATCGACACAATCGAAAATGAAGCCATCCAGGCTGCTAAGAAGTTATTTGGCGCCGAGCATGCCAATGTGCAGCCCTATTCCGGCACCCCGGCCAATCTAGCGGTTTATGCGGCCTTACTCAATCCTAATGATACTTTAATGAGTTTGAGTTTGCCGCATGGCGGACATCTATCCTTCGGTCATAAAGTCAGTTGGGTGAGTAAAGTTTACAAGGTAGTGCAATATGGAGTGGACCCGAAAACCGGTTTACTAGATTACACCGAGATTAGAAAGTTAGCCAGAATTTTTAAACCTAAATTAATTGTCTGTGGGGCGACGGCTTATTCCCGGAAAATTGATTTTGCCAAGTTTGCTGCCATCGCCAAAGAAGTAAACGCATATTTTATGGCTGACATTTCACATATTGCTGGATTGGTGGCAACCGGAGAGCACCAGAGTCCGATTAAATATTGCGATGTAGTGACCACGACTACCCACAAAACTCTGCGGGGTCCGCGGGGGGCGATCATTCTTTGTAAAAAAGAATTGGCTGAAGAAATTGATAGAGCAGTCTTCCCGGGACTACAAGGCGGTCCGCACGAAAATACCATTGCCGCTATGGCGATTTGCCTGCAAATAGCCCAGGCCCCAGCTTTTAAGAAATATATTCAACAGGTAGTAAAAAATGCCCAAGCCTTAGCGGCGGCTTTACAGAAAGAGGATGTAAAAATTTGTACTGGCGGTACGGATACGCATTTAATGTTAGCCGATTTATCGTCTCTGAAAATCACTGGTAGAGAGGCCGAGCAAGCGCTAGAAAAATGCGGTATTATTCTTAATAAAAATATGATTCCCGGCGATCCTAGGAAGCCTCTGGATCCTTCGGGTATTCGCTTAGGCACTCCGGCGACGACTACGCGCGGAATGAAAGAACCGGAAATGAAACAATTAGCTAAATTGATTGCTCTAGTTGTTAAAAATCCTGCCGATAAGGTAGTATTAAAACAGGTTTCCGGAGAAATTAAAAAGTTGTGCAAAAAGTTTCCTATTAAGTAA
- a CDS encoding L-threonylcarbamoyladenylate synthase: MEVIKLTCGNVSRGAMARIGQVLAAGGVVVYPSDTVYGLGAIISCQKAVEKIKYIKGRYHDKSLSILVRDMAMANRYGYMTATVHRYLPGPYTVLVAKKPLVREWVSNNNLVGMRWPKFWFTEELMHNVIEPIITTSANLSGYPPAYSVYELLRQLGARAQMIDLIVDAGVLLRKPASTIIDLTSNKIMPR, from the coding sequence ATGGAAGTGATCAAGCTCACATGTGGGAATGTATCGAGAGGAGCAATGGCCCGGATCGGCCAGGTCTTGGCGGCGGGCGGAGTAGTAGTTTACCCTTCGGATACAGTATACGGCCTGGGAGCCATAATTAGCTGCCAAAAGGCCGTAGAAAAGATCAAATACATCAAGGGCCGCTATCACGATAAATCATTGTCTATTTTAGTGCGAGACATGGCGATGGCCAATCGTTATGGATATATGACAGCTACAGTTCACCGATATTTGCCCGGGCCTTATACGGTTTTAGTCGCTAAAAAACCATTAGTGCGGGAATGGGTGAGTAATAACAATCTGGTGGGTATGCGGTGGCCGAAATTTTGGTTCACTGAGGAACTTATGCATAATGTAATTGAACCGATCATCACTACTTCCGCTAATTTAAGCGGTTATCCGCCGGCCTATTCTGTTTATGAATTATTAAGACAATTAGGTGCGCGGGCGCAAATGATTGATTTAATTGTAGATGCGGGAGTGTTGTTGCGTAAACCCGCCTCAACCATTATCGATTTGACCAGTAATAAAATTATGCCGCGATGA
- a CDS encoding PEGA domain-containing protein yields the protein MRRNWSTIFSYASAVLVFFIAASWAILYATGYKIDWQDWSLKKIGFILIETYPKGASIKLAGKSIDKVTPTTIKRLLPKTYQIELTKDTYRPWTGDVVVESGLVAEQRNILLTLQDLPTTVLWEHPIDRLMANGDNSRLALVVKNELWLWDVKNKKDALILSPTLLSQQIKDRNITDITKGSLVPISFAPDNKTLLVQSRGARNYYWLSVDSDNGRITWLASGKNITNWKWINNTELGFLQNNQLNLIITSSKQIKTLATNIIDYGLIDGNLYAVNKNKAGKFTLVKVDRGGFIPSEEISELRPASNYYLGKIKNNWLVIATTGNLSTILLSDKSSDGLVWQTLADKVTGKVLWDDTYLIFAQDGKLTTLEWKDVTKPKIIADHFKGDLVHFSFDTILYWDIQKLHSIDLTGQNNYDLLSLSSADEFAIVEPQMSKWLLLDTKTRYLSEVTLREKQNSLINF from the coding sequence ATGCGTCGTAATTGGTCAACTATATTTAGTTATGCCTCGGCAGTTCTGGTATTTTTTATAGCTGCCAGTTGGGCTATTTTATATGCCACGGGCTATAAAATCGATTGGCAAGACTGGTCCCTAAAAAAGATCGGGTTTATTTTAATCGAAACTTACCCGAAAGGGGCTAGCATTAAATTGGCTGGCAAATCAATCGACAAAGTCACTCCCACTACCATCAAAAGGCTACTGCCGAAAACTTACCAAATTGAGTTGACTAAAGATACTTACCGTCCCTGGACAGGAGATGTCGTGGTAGAATCAGGCCTAGTCGCAGAACAACGCAACATCTTGCTTACTCTGCAAGATTTACCAACTACTGTTTTATGGGAACATCCGATCGATCGGTTAATGGCTAACGGAGATAATTCCCGCCTAGCCCTGGTAGTTAAAAACGAACTTTGGCTATGGGACGTCAAAAATAAAAAGGATGCTCTTATTCTTAGTCCTACCTTATTGAGTCAGCAAATCAAAGACCGCAATATTACTGATATTACTAAGGGTAGTTTGGTCCCGATCAGCTTTGCTCCCGATAACAAAACTTTACTAGTTCAATCGCGCGGAGCCCGAAATTATTATTGGTTGTCGGTTGATTCGGATAATGGTCGGATTACCTGGTTAGCGAGCGGCAAAAATATTACTAATTGGAAGTGGATCAATAATACCGAGCTGGGTTTTCTGCAAAATAATCAGCTGAATTTAATTATTACTTCCTCGAAACAAATCAAAACGCTAGCCACTAATATAATTGATTACGGATTGATTGACGGCAATCTTTACGCCGTCAATAAAAACAAAGCTGGCAAATTTACTTTAGTCAAAGTTGATCGCGGCGGCTTTATCCCCTCTGAAGAGATCAGCGAGCTTCGGCCTGCTTCTAATTATTATCTGGGTAAAATCAAGAATAATTGGCTGGTCATTGCGACTACCGGTAACCTATCAACCATCTTGCTCAGCGACAAGTCTAGCGATGGTCTGGTCTGGCAAACTTTAGCCGACAAGGTTACCGGTAAAGTTTTATGGGACGATACCTATCTTATTTTCGCCCAAGACGGCAAACTTACAACTCTGGAGTGGAAGGATGTAACTAAACCTAAAATCATCGCCGACCATTTTAAGGGAGATTTAGTGCATTTTAGTTTTGACACTATTTTATATTGGGATATTCAAAAACTCCACAGTATAGACCTGACTGGGCAGAATAATTACGATTTATTATCCTTGAGCTCCGCTGACGAATTTGCCATCGTGGAACCTCAGATGAGCAAGTGGTTATTACTAGACACTAAAACAAGGTATCTTTCTGAAGTTACCCTCCGAGAAAAACAAAATTCATTAATTAATTTCTAG
- a CDS encoding glycosyltransferase gives MEQTVKELAGLKVAIVHDFLTKAGGAEKVTQALCEIFPGAPIYTLLYNRRVDNLFPHKKIIVSYLQRWQQVLHIPEKFLFPFMAQAIESFDFTGYDLVISSNNSFAGGIITPPQTIHISYCHSPARYLWDAYHTYIAEQRLGRFGKWVLNNLLHNLRIWNKLSSGRVTKYVANSQYVKNRIEKYYRQPAAVIYPPIDVEAIQPKSGHADYFLIVSRLTAYKRNDLAIKAFNDLRLPLVIIGAGEDRVRLQKLASFNIDFMGWQSDANKIEYMKNCRALIFPGEEDFGMVPVEAMAAGKPVIAYRKGGTLESIVDGTTGLFFDQPTVPALIEAVRRFIATEDTFDAKIISAQAQKFSKDKFKAGMIKLIKEELKACGKL, from the coding sequence ATGGAACAAACTGTAAAAGAACTAGCCGGACTAAAAGTAGCGATTGTTCATGATTTTTTGACTAAAGCTGGTGGGGCGGAAAAAGTTACTCAAGCCCTTTGCGAGATTTTTCCGGGAGCGCCTATTTATACTCTGCTATATAACCGAAGAGTAGATAATCTGTTCCCGCATAAAAAAATTATTGTGTCTTATCTGCAACGGTGGCAGCAAGTTTTACATATCCCTGAAAAATTTTTATTTCCATTTATGGCTCAGGCCATCGAAAGTTTTGATTTTACCGGCTATGATTTAGTAATATCCAGCAATAATTCGTTTGCCGGCGGCATTATTACGCCTCCCCAAACCATCCATATCTCTTATTGCCATTCGCCGGCGCGCTATCTTTGGGACGCCTATCATACTTATATTGCCGAACAACGTTTAGGTCGATTTGGTAAGTGGGTGTTGAATAATTTACTGCATAATTTGCGAATTTGGAATAAATTAAGTTCTGGCCGAGTCACAAAATACGTAGCCAATTCACAGTATGTCAAAAATCGGATTGAAAAATATTATCGCCAGCCCGCCGCGGTGATTTATCCGCCCATCGATGTAGAAGCGATCCAGCCCAAATCGGGCCATGCTGATTATTTTCTGATTGTTTCCCGATTAACTGCCTATAAACGAAACGATTTGGCCATTAAAGCTTTTAACGATCTGCGACTGCCCTTAGTAATTATTGGCGCCGGTGAAGATAGGGTCCGCTTGCAAAAGCTGGCCAGTTTTAATATAGATTTTATGGGGTGGCAATCGGATGCTAATAAAATAGAATATATGAAAAATTGCCGAGCTTTGATTTTCCCCGGTGAAGAAGATTTCGGCATGGTGCCGGTAGAAGCGATGGCGGCGGGCAAGCCAGTAATTGCTTATCGCAAGGGAGGTACCTTAGAAAGCATCGTCGACGGAACCACTGGTCTGTTTTTTGATCAACCGACGGTACCAGCGTTAATAGAGGCTGTGCGGCGGTTTATAGCCACAGAGGATACGTTTGATGCTAAGATAATTTCGGCACAGGCCCAAAAATTTAGCAAAGACAAATTTAAAGCCGGAATGATAAAATTAATCAAAGAAGAACTGAAGGCATGCGGAAAATTATAG